The Rhizobium etli 8C-3 genome has a segment encoding these proteins:
- the pdxA gene encoding 4-hydroxythreonine-4-phosphate dehydrogenase PdxA, translating into MVKNAKVAVTLGDPAGVGPEVIVKALAAMPRHERRDFVIVGSSNALQRACRTTGIDLRFAPSASEDGSTIALDEVALDGSLPEIGKISPVAGDACVRYISRAVELAMSGDADVIVTAPINKEAMNLAGHHFDGHTGLLAHLTGSRSSFMLLASERLNTIHVSTHVSLRGAIERAKTDRVIATIEAGHNHFVRLGKKPRIAVAGINPHCGENGLFGTEDMEFLTPAVELAQAKGIDVVGPISADTVFARAYNGAFDLVIAQYHDQGHIPIKLVAFETAVNVSLGLPIDRVSVDHGTAFDIAGTGKANHANMLSAIAYAQLMARSPRQRA; encoded by the coding sequence ATGGTCAAAAATGCGAAAGTCGCAGTCACGCTCGGCGATCCGGCAGGCGTTGGCCCGGAAGTCATCGTCAAAGCGCTTGCGGCAATGCCAAGACATGAGCGCCGCGATTTCGTCATCGTCGGCAGTAGCAATGCACTGCAGCGGGCCTGCCGCACGACCGGCATCGACCTGCGCTTTGCGCCCTCTGCATCGGAAGACGGATCGACGATTGCCCTCGACGAGGTGGCGCTTGACGGCAGCCTTCCCGAAATCGGCAAAATCAGCCCCGTCGCAGGCGACGCTTGCGTTCGCTACATCAGCCGCGCCGTCGAGCTTGCGATGTCGGGCGATGCCGACGTGATCGTCACGGCGCCGATCAACAAGGAGGCAATGAACCTTGCCGGGCATCATTTCGACGGCCACACCGGCCTGCTTGCGCATCTGACCGGCTCGAGGAGTTCGTTCATGCTGCTTGCCTCGGAGCGCCTTAATACGATCCATGTTTCGACGCATGTCTCGCTGCGAGGTGCCATCGAGCGCGCCAAGACGGACCGCGTCATTGCAACGATCGAAGCGGGCCATAACCACTTTGTGCGCCTTGGCAAGAAACCACGGATCGCCGTTGCCGGCATCAACCCGCATTGCGGCGAAAACGGCCTCTTCGGCACGGAAGACATGGAGTTTCTGACGCCTGCGGTCGAACTGGCTCAAGCTAAGGGCATTGACGTGGTTGGCCCGATTTCAGCCGATACCGTCTTTGCGCGTGCCTATAACGGCGCCTTCGATCTGGTAATTGCCCAGTATCACGACCAGGGCCACATTCCGATCAAGCTCGTCGCCTTCGAAACCGCCGTCAATGTGTCGCTCGGTCTTCCAATCGACCGCGTCTCCGTCGATCACGGCACCGCCTTCGATATTGCTGGCACCGGAAAGGCAAATCACGCCAACATGCTATCGGCGATTGCCTACGCGCAGCTGATGGCGCGTTCACCGCGCCAGCGCGCATAG
- a CDS encoding CmpA/NrtA family ABC transporter substrate-binding protein: MNKILTSGMSRRSLLKTTAAAALIGAVRTAFPSGAFAAAAAPEVTGAKLGFIALTDAAALIVAKEKGLFEKHGLADVEVAKQASWGATRDNLVLGGASNGIDGAHILSPLPYLMHTGKVTQNNQPVPMALLARLNYDSQGISVAKEYADTGVQLDASKLKAAFEKKKAEGKEVKAAMTFPGGTHDLWIRYWLAAGGIDPDKDVSTIVVPPPQMVANMKVGNMDVFCVGEPWNEQLVNQGIGFTAATTGELWKGHPEKALGMRADWVEKNPNATRALLMAVMEAQQWCDSMDNKEEMATILGKRQWFNVPPKDVLGRLKGDINYGNGRVVHGTDLYMKFWAGGASYPFKSHDTWFMAENVRWGKFAPDTDIKALVDQVNREDLWRDAAKALGVAAADIPSSPSRGKETFFDGKVFDPENPSAYLDSLAIKAAS, translated from the coding sequence ATGAACAAGATCCTTACGAGCGGCATGAGCCGCCGCAGCCTCCTGAAAACAACCGCCGCGGCTGCCTTGATCGGCGCAGTCCGCACGGCTTTTCCCTCCGGCGCTTTTGCAGCAGCCGCAGCACCTGAAGTTACGGGCGCCAAACTTGGCTTTATCGCGCTGACCGACGCTGCCGCGTTGATCGTCGCCAAGGAGAAGGGCCTTTTCGAAAAACACGGCCTTGCCGATGTCGAGGTCGCCAAGCAGGCTTCCTGGGGCGCAACACGCGACAATCTCGTTCTCGGCGGTGCCTCGAACGGGATCGACGGTGCTCATATCCTTTCGCCGCTGCCCTATCTCATGCATACGGGCAAAGTGACGCAGAACAATCAGCCGGTACCGATGGCCCTGCTCGCCCGCCTGAATTACGACAGCCAGGGCATTTCCGTCGCCAAGGAATATGCCGATACCGGCGTCCAGCTCGACGCATCCAAGCTGAAGGCGGCCTTCGAAAAAAAGAAGGCCGAAGGCAAGGAAGTGAAGGCCGCAATGACCTTCCCCGGCGGCACCCACGACCTTTGGATCCGCTACTGGCTCGCCGCCGGCGGTATCGATCCGGACAAGGACGTCTCCACCATCGTCGTGCCGCCGCCGCAAATGGTGGCAAACATGAAGGTCGGCAACATGGACGTCTTCTGTGTCGGCGAGCCATGGAACGAGCAGCTCGTCAATCAGGGCATCGGCTTTACCGCAGCAACGACCGGCGAACTCTGGAAGGGACATCCTGAAAAGGCGCTCGGCATGCGCGCCGACTGGGTCGAGAAGAACCCGAATGCCACAAGAGCCCTGCTGATGGCCGTGATGGAAGCCCAGCAATGGTGCGACAGCATGGACAACAAGGAGGAGATGGCAACAATCCTCGGCAAGCGCCAATGGTTCAACGTGCCGCCGAAGGACGTCCTTGGCCGCCTCAAGGGAGACATCAACTACGGCAACGGCCGTGTCGTCCATGGCACCGATCTTTACATGAAGTTCTGGGCAGGCGGCGCTTCCTATCCCTTCAAGAGCCACGATACCTGGTTCATGGCCGAGAACGTTCGCTGGGGCAAGTTCGCCCCTGATACCGACATCAAGGCTCTCGTCGACCAGGTCAACCGGGAGGATCTCTGGCGCGATGCGGCCAAGGCGCTGGGTGTCGCTGCCGCCGACATCCCCTCTTCTCCGTCCCGGGGCAAGGAAACCTTCTTCGACGGCAAGGTCTTCGATCCGGAAAATCCGTCCGCCTATCTCGATAGCCTTGCCATCAAGGCCGCATCCTGA
- a CDS encoding CmpA/NrtA family ABC transporter substrate-binding protein — protein MTKIDTQQGRVSAPSKLSSEGPRVLRAGFIPLVDASVLIAAAEFGFAEKEGLTLDLVRDVSWANVRDRLAFRQFDIAHMLSPMPVAAALGLGSNPSPTITPFSLGRGGNAITLSTRLFERMRETAGLSEEASALESARAFALVLNQMRLTGEPVPTLGMTYPFSSHNYEFRYWLAAGGIDPDKDVKLVVVPPPLTSDALAAGAIDGFCVGAPWNMVASERGVGRIVATKQDIWPSAPEKVVGMRPDWAESHPETVSRLIVALDAAARWCDDAANHDALAALLADQRYIAAPVDIIRYVLAGEFSLDAKGNRRVINNYFLFHGGFANYPRPSQALWIYSQMVRWGQASISLNSARAAASAYRPDLYRTALGETRTPQDADIRIEGDNDQDRFMDGRPFDPARLVEYVRGFAVRSTLPFAPDAHEA, from the coding sequence GTGACGAAAATAGACACACAGCAAGGACGCGTCTCTGCGCCTTCAAAACTCAGCAGCGAGGGCCCGCGTGTTCTTCGCGCCGGCTTTATTCCCTTGGTCGACGCCTCGGTGCTGATTGCGGCCGCTGAATTCGGATTTGCCGAGAAGGAGGGCCTGACCCTCGATCTCGTCAGAGACGTTTCATGGGCGAATGTTCGCGACCGCCTGGCCTTTCGCCAGTTTGATATAGCCCATATGCTCTCACCGATGCCTGTTGCGGCAGCACTTGGACTGGGCTCGAACCCTTCGCCGACCATCACACCCTTTTCGCTCGGGCGCGGCGGCAATGCGATCACCCTTTCGACGCGCCTCTTCGAACGGATGCGCGAAACCGCAGGTCTTTCCGAGGAAGCCAGCGCCCTCGAAAGCGCGCGCGCCTTTGCATTGGTGCTGAACCAGATGCGGCTGACCGGCGAGCCGGTGCCGACTCTCGGGATGACCTATCCCTTTTCCTCGCACAACTACGAATTCCGCTACTGGCTGGCCGCAGGCGGCATTGATCCCGACAAGGACGTGAAGCTCGTCGTCGTCCCGCCGCCACTCACCTCCGACGCTCTGGCTGCCGGCGCGATCGACGGCTTCTGTGTCGGCGCGCCGTGGAACATGGTGGCGTCTGAGCGCGGTGTCGGTCGGATCGTTGCGACAAAACAGGATATCTGGCCGTCAGCCCCGGAAAAGGTCGTCGGCATGCGGCCGGATTGGGCAGAGAGCCATCCGGAAACGGTCTCCCGGCTGATCGTGGCGCTCGATGCCGCAGCACGCTGGTGCGACGATGCCGCAAACCACGATGCCTTGGCCGCGCTACTGGCCGATCAGCGCTATATTGCAGCACCCGTCGACATTATCCGATATGTGCTTGCCGGCGAGTTCAGCCTGGATGCCAAGGGCAACCGCCGCGTCATCAATAACTACTTCCTGTTCCATGGCGGCTTTGCAAACTACCCAAGGCCGAGCCAAGCATTGTGGATCTATAGCCAGATGGTCCGCTGGGGACAGGCGTCAATCAGCCTGAACAGCGCGCGCGCGGCAGCTTCCGCCTATCGCCCCGACCTCTACAGGACGGCACTCGGGGAGACGCGCACGCCTCAGGATGCCGATATCCGCATCGAAGGCGACAACGACCAAGACCGCTTCATGGACGGCCGCCCTTTCGATCCGGCGCGGCTCGTGGAGTATGTCCGCGGATTTGCGGTTCGCAGCACCCTACCCTTTGCACCGGATGCGCACGAGGCCTGA
- a CDS encoding dihydrodipicolinate synthase family protein: protein MSNHKITGVFSAATTPLNADGSPDLGLFTEHCQRLLSEGCHGVALLGTTGEANSFSLAERRTILEAALKAGVPAENLLPGTGVAAIPETIELTNHALSLGVTKVVMLPPFYYKGVSDDGLFNAYFQILNRVNDSRLRVILYHIPQVSGIAISIPLIGRLIDAFPETVVGIKESAGDFNNMQAIISAHPGFSVLCGADPLLLPLLKAGGAGCITATSNLVASSLRTVYDNVFDATRAAQVDKAQERINAYRTLSNSYAQIPAIKAMVGLKTGDSAWKRTRPPLVALNDAEYAALSENYAQLP, encoded by the coding sequence ATGAGCAATCATAAGATTACAGGCGTCTTCAGCGCCGCAACCACGCCTCTCAACGCTGACGGCAGCCCGGATCTTGGCCTTTTCACCGAGCATTGCCAACGTCTGCTTTCGGAGGGATGTCACGGTGTGGCGCTTCTTGGCACGACAGGCGAAGCGAATTCATTCTCGCTCGCCGAACGGCGCACCATTCTTGAAGCGGCCCTGAAAGCCGGCGTTCCGGCCGAAAACCTTCTGCCGGGGACCGGCGTTGCCGCCATTCCCGAAACCATCGAGCTCACCAACCATGCGCTTTCGCTCGGCGTGACCAAAGTCGTGATGTTGCCACCCTTCTACTACAAGGGCGTATCGGACGATGGCCTCTTCAATGCCTATTTCCAGATTCTAAACCGGGTGAACGACAGTCGCCTGCGCGTCATTCTCTATCATATACCGCAGGTCTCTGGCATTGCGATCTCGATCCCGTTGATCGGCAGACTGATCGATGCCTTCCCCGAAACCGTGGTTGGCATCAAGGAATCGGCTGGCGATTTCAATAACATGCAGGCAATCATCTCCGCCCATCCGGGCTTTTCGGTGCTTTGCGGCGCAGACCCATTGCTGCTGCCTTTGTTGAAGGCAGGTGGCGCCGGCTGTATTACGGCAACGTCCAATCTGGTCGCCTCTTCGCTCCGCACCGTCTATGACAACGTTTTCGATGCGACACGCGCCGCACAGGTCGATAAGGCACAAGAGCGCATCAATGCCTATCGCACGCTTTCGAATTCCTATGCACAGATCCCGGCGATCAAAGCCATGGTCGGCCTCAAGACGGGTGACAGTGCGTGGAAGCGCACCCGCCCGCCGCTGGTGGCGCTCAACGACGCCGAGTATGCGGCTTTGTCCGAAAACTATGCGCAGTTGCCATAA
- a CDS encoding ABC transporter permease yields MFRYVLTRFAIWIPSVLVVMMAVYAMAFYGAGDPIKLIFLRAPGDVAYNPERIEAIRESAGLNKPFIEQFGLYIWNLLHGQFGNSLTSGRSVWAMVSAAAPVSFKLALCSITLTAVVAIPLGMIAALNQNSRLDYTILGSALFLWAIPAYVAGPLLMVGLIVFLPMIKVPYGWGGIFDVRILLPLIVLSFQPIALIVRQTRAAVIEVLSEDFVRTARAKGVPEIVVALRHILRPVLTPVVTQLGLVMITIVNGAIFVELVFGLPGLGRLTVQALTNSDYPVILAITLIGSFLVMVSNLLVDVLYPLLDPRANDARRSR; encoded by the coding sequence TTGTTTCGTTACGTGTTAACGCGGTTTGCCATCTGGATTCCGTCCGTCCTTGTCGTGATGATGGCCGTTTATGCGATGGCATTTTACGGTGCCGGCGATCCGATCAAGCTGATCTTTCTTCGTGCACCGGGCGATGTCGCCTATAATCCGGAACGGATCGAAGCCATTCGAGAGAGCGCCGGCCTTAACAAACCATTCATCGAGCAGTTCGGCCTTTACATCTGGAACTTGCTGCATGGCCAGTTCGGCAATTCGCTGACCTCGGGCCGCTCGGTCTGGGCGATGGTTTCCGCAGCCGCTCCCGTCTCCTTCAAACTGGCGCTTTGTTCCATCACCTTGACAGCGGTCGTTGCCATCCCCCTCGGCATGATCGCAGCGCTCAATCAGAATTCCAGGCTCGACTATACGATCCTCGGCTCGGCCCTGTTCTTATGGGCAATTCCTGCCTATGTCGCCGGACCACTGCTCATGGTCGGATTGATCGTCTTCCTGCCGATGATCAAGGTTCCCTACGGTTGGGGAGGTATTTTTGATGTCCGCATCCTGCTGCCCCTGATTGTTTTGTCCTTTCAGCCGATTGCGCTCATCGTACGCCAGACGCGTGCGGCAGTGATTGAAGTGCTGTCGGAGGATTTCGTACGCACGGCGCGGGCCAAGGGCGTACCGGAAATCGTCGTCGCTCTCAGGCATATCCTGCGCCCGGTGCTGACCCCGGTCGTCACCCAGCTCGGGCTCGTCATGATCACCATCGTCAACGGTGCGATCTTCGTTGAACTGGTCTTCGGCCTACCCGGCCTCGGCCGTCTGACCGTGCAGGCGCTCACGAATTCCGATTATCCAGTCATCCTGGCGATCACGCTCATCGGATCCTTCCTGGTGATGGTCTCGAACCTTCTGGTCGACGTTCTCTATCCGCTGCTTGACCCACGCGCCAACGATGCAAGAAGGAGTCGCTGA
- a CDS encoding iron-containing alcohol dehydrogenase, with amino-acid sequence MASLGSPITTIRPNIIEFGIGTAGRLGKWAAEKGYTRTLVISDAFNASRVDALEIQGKVEVFGNVIPEPDIGNLDKVLSAAEAARAELVVGFGGGSAMDLAKLASVLAGSPQSLREVVGANMVQGPRKVALAQVPTTSGTGSEAGIRALVTDPETMAKLAVESVYMLADIAVVDPALSFTVPPRTTAATGVDAMAHCVEAFTNRKAHPMIDIYAIEGTRLVGKYLERAVRDGADAEARAGLSLASLYGGFCLGPVNTAGGHALAYPLGTRWHVAHGAANALIFPHVLAFNTPSVPAKTKAVLEALGHPASAEIKTVFSAAYEFCAELGIEMKLSGLGVPESSLDEMADDAFAIRRLLDNNPRDLTRDDIRSIYEAAF; translated from the coding sequence ATGGCCAGTCTGGGTTCGCCTATCACGACCATCAGGCCGAACATCATCGAGTTCGGCATCGGCACGGCCGGCAGGCTCGGCAAATGGGCCGCAGAGAAAGGCTACACCCGCACGCTCGTCATTTCGGATGCCTTCAACGCTTCGCGCGTCGATGCCCTCGAGATCCAGGGCAAGGTCGAAGTGTTTGGAAATGTCATTCCGGAACCCGACATCGGCAATCTCGACAAGGTGCTGAGTGCCGCCGAAGCCGCCCGGGCAGAACTCGTCGTCGGCTTCGGCGGCGGCAGCGCCATGGACCTTGCCAAGCTCGCGTCCGTGCTTGCCGGTTCGCCGCAAAGCCTGCGCGAGGTCGTCGGAGCGAACATGGTTCAAGGCCCGCGCAAAGTGGCTCTCGCACAAGTGCCAACGACATCTGGAACCGGCAGCGAGGCGGGTATCCGCGCGCTGGTAACCGATCCCGAAACGATGGCGAAACTTGCCGTCGAAAGCGTCTACATGCTTGCCGATATCGCCGTCGTCGATCCGGCGCTTTCCTTTACCGTTCCGCCCCGCACGACGGCTGCGACCGGAGTGGATGCAATGGCGCATTGCGTGGAGGCCTTTACCAATCGCAAGGCGCATCCGATGATCGATATCTACGCGATCGAAGGCACGCGGCTCGTTGGCAAATATCTGGAACGTGCTGTCAGGGACGGCGCCGATGCAGAAGCGCGCGCTGGCTTGTCGCTCGCCTCCCTTTATGGCGGCTTCTGCCTGGGACCGGTCAATACGGCCGGCGGCCACGCCCTCGCCTATCCGCTCGGCACGCGCTGGCATGTCGCCCATGGCGCTGCAAATGCACTGATCTTCCCGCATGTGCTGGCTTTCAACACACCGTCCGTTCCGGCCAAGACCAAGGCTGTCCTGGAAGCTCTCGGCCATCCCGCCTCCGCTGAGATCAAAACCGTCTTCTCAGCCGCCTATGAGTTTTGCGCAGAACTCGGCATCGAGATGAAGCTGTCGGGTTTGGGTGTGCCTGAAAGCAGCCTGGACGAGATGGCCGATGATGCCTTTGCCATCCGCCGCCTGCTCGATAATAATCCGCGTGATCTGACACGCGACGACATCCGCTCGATCTATGAAGCCGCCTTCTAG
- a CDS encoding Lrp/AsnC family transcriptional regulator, with protein sequence MKLDRIDIKILYELQKNGRITNVELAELVNLSPSPCLMRVKKLQSEGYIIGYCAQVNVGKLGQTLTVFTEVTLKNHRQIDFARFLAAVEKIDQVIECHLVSGGYDYMLKFVTAGIGEYQTIMERLTDMDIGIDKYFSFVVLKSPIVKAHMPLTSLFPV encoded by the coding sequence ATGAAACTCGATCGGATCGACATCAAGATTCTCTATGAGCTGCAGAAAAATGGCCGTATCACCAATGTCGAGCTTGCCGAACTGGTCAATCTTTCGCCAAGCCCTTGCCTCATGCGCGTGAAGAAGCTGCAGTCAGAGGGCTATATTATCGGCTATTGCGCCCAGGTGAATGTCGGCAAGCTTGGTCAGACCCTCACGGTCTTCACCGAGGTTACCCTCAAGAACCACAGGCAGATCGATTTCGCCCGCTTCCTTGCGGCAGTCGAGAAGATCGACCAGGTGATCGAATGCCACCTGGTCTCCGGTGGCTACGACTATATGCTGAAGTTCGTAACAGCGGGCATCGGCGAGTACCAGACCATTATGGAGCGGCTAACGGACATGGACATCGGCATTGACAAGTATTTCAGCTTCGTGGTGCTGAAATCACCGATCGTCAAGGCCCACATGCCGCTGACCAGCCTCTTTCCGGTGTAG
- a CDS encoding ABC transporter substrate-binding protein yields the protein MTIRKNQTASQISRRDALKLSLAAGVGLTMFGMSARVVMAEEGQVLKAINPAFDQDWSPLRGGGRTFRWNSFWWASPMYFDTEGKLQPYVFTSWESSDNKVWTFKIDPKAVFSDGSKITSADVKGSWEVASMPNTKSQRADQVLSKVQGYKEIGAGSGTELTGVATPDEGTVTVTLTQADPIFFMRLANHIIPVTKASQSRGSDGEEIADWYKPDNNAVYSGPFKLTSIDIDAGSLTFEPNENFFGPKPKLARIEISSIEDNVTATSLINSGEYNVHTELVTSTIIQDLGPEFSAGPIIPTSQHFWFNISRAPMNDAKVRQALIMAVDRDGLFKASYPDGPHKKADQILNSVPGADGSGFEPYPFDPEGAKKLLAQSSYGGPERLPKIMFVGISAPAIQAAAQFIAEQWRQNLGITAVDMKPQQDAYAGPDQNSVQIFRDDVGTRVPDAVSYLAGSIASTSSNAQNKLGGYKNDKVDSLLAEAATKAADDPQRVKLAQEAQKAFRDDWVFIPWYSQAMSRWATKEVKGMEKNLDWQVVAPWDISIDQA from the coding sequence ATGACAATTCGAAAGAACCAGACTGCCTCACAAATTTCGCGCCGTGATGCGCTGAAGCTTAGCCTCGCCGCAGGCGTCGGCCTAACGATGTTCGGCATGAGTGCACGTGTTGTCATGGCCGAGGAAGGTCAGGTTCTCAAGGCCATCAATCCGGCCTTCGACCAGGATTGGTCGCCACTTCGTGGCGGCGGCAGAACCTTCCGCTGGAATTCGTTCTGGTGGGCGTCGCCGATGTATTTCGACACGGAAGGCAAGTTGCAGCCTTATGTATTCACGAGCTGGGAATCGTCCGACAACAAGGTCTGGACCTTCAAGATCGATCCGAAGGCTGTTTTTTCCGACGGCAGCAAGATCACGTCGGCGGATGTGAAGGGTTCATGGGAAGTGGCCTCGATGCCGAACACCAAGAGCCAGCGCGCCGACCAAGTGCTGAGCAAGGTGCAAGGCTACAAAGAGATCGGAGCCGGTTCCGGCACTGAGCTTACCGGGGTCGCAACGCCGGATGAAGGGACGGTCACCGTTACACTCACGCAAGCTGACCCGATTTTCTTCATGCGCCTGGCAAACCATATTATTCCCGTGACCAAGGCGTCGCAGTCGAGAGGCAGCGACGGGGAAGAGATAGCCGACTGGTACAAGCCGGACAATAATGCCGTCTACTCCGGTCCTTTCAAGCTAACGAGCATCGACATCGACGCAGGGAGCCTGACGTTTGAGCCGAACGAGAATTTCTTCGGTCCGAAGCCGAAGCTTGCTCGCATCGAGATCAGTTCGATCGAAGACAATGTGACGGCGACGTCTCTCATCAATTCCGGCGAGTATAACGTCCATACGGAACTGGTCACCTCGACGATAATCCAGGATCTCGGTCCGGAGTTTTCAGCAGGGCCGATCATTCCTACGAGCCAGCACTTCTGGTTCAACATTTCGCGTGCACCGATGAACGATGCGAAAGTGCGTCAGGCGCTGATCATGGCGGTTGACCGCGACGGGCTTTTCAAGGCGTCTTATCCGGATGGACCGCACAAGAAGGCAGACCAGATCCTGAATTCCGTGCCTGGCGCGGACGGTTCCGGCTTCGAACCCTATCCTTTTGATCCTGAAGGGGCAAAAAAGCTGCTTGCTCAATCGAGCTATGGTGGTCCCGAGCGGCTGCCGAAGATCATGTTCGTTGGCATCTCGGCGCCCGCGATCCAGGCAGCTGCCCAATTCATCGCGGAACAGTGGCGCCAGAACCTCGGCATTACCGCAGTCGACATGAAACCGCAGCAGGACGCCTATGCCGGGCCTGACCAGAACTCGGTTCAGATTTTCCGCGACGATGTCGGCACGCGCGTCCCCGATGCCGTTTCCTACCTCGCCGGTTCAATCGCCTCCACCTCCTCCAACGCCCAAAACAAGCTCGGCGGTTACAAGAACGACAAGGTCGACAGCCTGCTTGCCGAAGCCGCGACCAAGGCTGCAGACGACCCGCAGCGCGTGAAACTGGCGCAGGAGGCACAAAAGGCGTTCCGCGACGATTGGGTATTCATTCCATGGTATTCTCAGGCGATGTCCCGCTGGGCGACGAAGGAGGTCAAGGGGATGGAGAAGAACCTGGACTGGCAAGTCGTTGCACCATGGGACATTTCCATCGATCAAGCATGA
- a CDS encoding sialidase family protein, which yields MSLTALPPEKIPALMNGLIRPNSAHAGRADAYLPSPCIQNHAANLAFLPGGTLSCVWFGGTMEGMGDIAVYMSKLAPGTAQWSEPQKLSDDPSKSEQNPLIFNAPDRTVWLLYTSQTSGDQDGAVVKCRISRDDGKTFGPVRLLCDLPGTFVRQPIVTNSKGDWLLPAFRCVSLPGQRWSGDVDTAGVLISRDQGQSWTMTDVPDSLGAVHMNILALGKGRMIAFFRNRFALNVLSAASEDDGESWSRPRPINLPNNNSSIQAVLLKDDRIAMVYNHSSAETSTARRRSLYDEIESDQSEMGATEPVTSGRKAIWGVSRAPLSLALSDNGGADFHRLIDLDTGDGYCLSNNSRDSLNREFSYPSIVEGPDGTLHIAYTYYRRAIKYVRLPAEALG from the coding sequence ATGAGCTTGACAGCTTTGCCGCCGGAAAAGATCCCCGCATTGATGAACGGCCTGATCCGGCCGAATTCCGCTCACGCTGGCCGCGCAGACGCCTACCTGCCCTCGCCATGCATCCAAAATCATGCCGCCAACCTCGCTTTTCTCCCCGGCGGCACCTTGAGCTGCGTCTGGTTCGGCGGCACGATGGAGGGCATGGGCGACATAGCGGTTTACATGTCGAAGCTCGCACCAGGAACAGCGCAATGGTCCGAGCCGCAGAAACTTTCAGACGACCCTTCAAAGTCCGAGCAGAACCCATTGATTTTCAATGCACCGGACAGGACCGTCTGGCTGCTTTACACTTCGCAGACTTCGGGCGATCAGGATGGCGCGGTTGTCAAATGCCGAATATCTCGCGACGACGGAAAAACGTTCGGACCGGTCCGGCTTCTTTGCGATTTGCCCGGAACCTTCGTCCGCCAACCGATCGTGACAAATTCCAAAGGAGACTGGCTTCTGCCGGCATTCCGCTGCGTCAGCCTACCGGGCCAACGCTGGAGCGGTGATGTAGACACCGCAGGTGTGCTGATATCCCGCGATCAGGGTCAGTCCTGGACCATGACCGACGTTCCTGACAGCCTCGGCGCAGTCCATATGAACATTCTGGCGCTCGGCAAGGGCAGGATGATAGCCTTCTTCCGCAACCGCTTTGCGCTAAACGTCCTCTCGGCTGCATCCGAAGACGACGGCGAAAGCTGGTCCCGTCCACGACCTATCAACCTGCCAAACAACAACTCGTCCATTCAGGCTGTTTTGCTGAAGGACGACAGGATTGCAATGGTTTACAACCACAGTAGTGCCGAGACTTCCACGGCGCGACGCCGGTCGCTTTACGACGAGATCGAAAGCGATCAATCTGAAATGGGCGCCACTGAGCCGGTCACATCGGGCCGCAAAGCAATATGGGGCGTGTCGCGCGCGCCTCTCAGCCTTGCCCTTTCCGACAACGGCGGTGCAGACTTTCATCGCCTGATCGATCTTGATACCGGCGACGGCTATTGCCTCAGCAACAATTCCAGGGATTCGCTCAATCGCGAATTCTCCTATCCCTCAATCGTTGAAGGCCCGGACGGAACGCTGCACATCGCCTATACCTATTATCGTCGGGCAATCAAATATGTCCGGCTTCCGGCTGAGGCACTCGGCTAG
- a CDS encoding ANTAR domain-containing response regulator: MSRFDLTILVIDENAIRASIIEEGLQEAGHTRVTVIHEVQGVARIIETLKPDVIIIDIENPNRDMMEHLFQLTRTVSRPIAMFVDRSDTASIEAAVDAGVSAYIVDGLKKERVKPILDMAVSRFNAFSRLQRELADAKSALEERKVVERAKGILMKMRGLSEEQAFALLRQTAMNEKKKMSEIAQSVVTAAGLLM, translated from the coding sequence ATGAGCCGTTTCGACCTGACAATTCTGGTCATAGATGAAAATGCAATCCGCGCCTCGATTATCGAGGAGGGCTTGCAGGAGGCCGGCCACACGCGGGTCACCGTCATTCACGAAGTCCAGGGCGTCGCACGCATCATCGAAACACTGAAACCGGACGTTATCATCATCGACATCGAGAATCCGAACCGCGACATGATGGAGCACCTGTTCCAGCTGACACGAACGGTCAGTCGGCCGATCGCGATGTTCGTCGATCGGTCCGATACGGCTTCCATCGAAGCGGCCGTAGATGCCGGCGTCTCTGCCTATATCGTCGACGGTCTGAAAAAGGAGCGGGTCAAACCCATTCTCGATATGGCCGTCAGCCGGTTCAATGCCTTCAGCCGCCTGCAGCGGGAGCTCGCCGACGCAAAATCGGCACTCGAAGAGCGCAAGGTCGTCGAGCGGGCCAAAGGCATCCTGATGAAGATGCGCGGCCTTTCGGAGGAACAGGCATTCGCTCTGCTGCGCCAGACGGCGATGAACGAGAAGAAGAAGATGTCCGAAATCGCACAAAGCGTCGTGACGGCCGCAGGGTTGCTGATGTGA